The Malus domestica chromosome 06, GDT2T_hap1 genome has a segment encoding these proteins:
- the LOC139196839 gene encoding uncharacterized protein, with protein MSWLLNSMERKIAEIFSYSNSSQHLWKQVEDMYGNQNNSARIFHLKRHVASLQQEAKSFVQHLGDLTTMWNELDIYRPHTTDVVLVKRAEEDKIFQLLASLSPDYENSRSHILMNPELPSFSSVCATIQREEVRRRVRNLDTKASMQESRAFASSHCKGFFKTSQSSSYRANHAANAAPISTNNVLDFTSNPTTLLNEFVTYISRKKENGGSEEASSRGTEKHTALLRKFAGFLAEGVPHKDSLGILNAFSTARSTSLVHDCWIIDSGAIDHMTNQIENLIEFTNMSSKVSMANGKKGICTR; from the exons ATGTCATGGTTGCTAAACTCGATGGAGAGGAAGATTGCAGAAATCTTCAGTTACTCAAATTCTTCACAACATTTGTGGAAGCAAGTAGAAGATATGTACGGGAATCAAAACAATTCAGCCcgaatctttcatctcaaaagACATGTTGCAAGTCTTCAACAGGAGGCAAAATCATTTGTGCAACATCTTGGTGATCTCACCACAATGTGGAATGAACTTGACATCTATCGTCCTCATACCACAGATGTTGTGTTAGTAAAACGAGCTGAGGAAGATAAAATCTTCCAGCTACTTGCTAGCTTGAGCCCAGACTATGAAAATTCTAGAAGTCACATCTTGATGAATCCAGagcttccttctttttctagCGTGTGTGCCACAATCCAACGTGAAGAGGTTAGGAGACGAGTCAGGAATTTGGACACAAAAGCATCCATGCAAGAGTCTCGAGCCTTTGCTTCAAGTCACTG CAAGGGTTTTTTCAAGACTTCTCAAAGCTCATCTTACAGAGCAAATCATGCTGCAAATGCTGCTCCCATTTCCACTAATAATGTGTTGGATTTCACTTCCAATCCAACCACGTTGTTGAACGAATTTGTAACATATATTTCAAGAAAAAAGGAGAATGGTGGAAGTGAAGAAGCTTCAAGCAGAGGAACCGAGAAGCACACTGCCCTCCTAAGAAAATTTGCTGGTTTTCTAGCTGAGGGTGTCCCACACAAAGACTCTTTAGGTATTCTCAATGCCTTCTCAACTGCTCGAAGTACTAGTCTTGTGCATGATTGTTGGATTATAGACTCGGGTGCCATCGATCACATGACAAATCAAATCGAAAACTTGATTGAGTTTACAAACATGTCATCCAAGGTGTCTATGGCTAATGGGAAAAAGGGCATCTGTACTAGGTag